In the genome of Massilibacillus massiliensis, one region contains:
- the typA gene encoding translational GTPase TypA, translating into MGKREDIRNIAIIAHVDHGKTTLVDAMLKQNGVFRVNEQVAERVMDSNDLERERGITILSKNTAVMYNDIKINIVDTPGHADFGGEVERVLNMVDGVLLLVDAFEGPMPQTKYVLRKALEQKLKPIVVINKIDRPDQRVDDVYDEVLELFMELGADDDQLDFPVVYAAARSGIAKLQMEDESDNLNPLMDLLIKEIPAPTGELEGPLQIMVTTLDTDEYVGRVAIGRIIRGKASYNQSVVIINGDIETKTRIGKLFTYQGLKRVEVKEAGLGDIVAITGLGDVSIGQTIADAENPEALPSINIDEPTLSMTFAVNTSPFAGREGQFVTSRHLRDRLFKEVETNVSLRVEETDNADTFKVSGRGELHLSILIETMRREGFELQVGKPEVIYREINGQRCEPLEALTIDVPQEFMGTVMESLGTRKAELVNMTELSGYLRMEFVIPARGLIGFRSEFLTNTKGNGIMHHLFHGYVPYKGDIPGRIRGALVAFEQGETTGYGIYSVQDRGTMFVSPNQPVYEGMIIGENSREMDMDVNPCKKKHVSNMRTSSSDEAIRLVPPRILSLEQALEYINKDELVEVTPGSIRLRKAVLDRTQRGRDRKNG; encoded by the coding sequence ATGGGTAAAAGAGAAGATATAAGAAATATAGCAATTATTGCTCACGTTGATCATGGCAAAACTACTCTAGTGGATGCAATGTTAAAGCAAAATGGCGTTTTTCGTGTAAATGAGCAAGTTGCAGAACGTGTAATGGATTCTAACGATTTGGAGCGTGAACGCGGAATCACAATCCTATCTAAAAATACAGCAGTTATGTATAATGATATCAAAATTAATATTGTGGATACACCTGGGCATGCTGATTTTGGCGGTGAGGTAGAACGTGTTTTAAACATGGTAGACGGTGTATTGTTGTTGGTGGATGCTTTTGAAGGTCCTATGCCGCAAACTAAATATGTTCTGCGTAAGGCTTTGGAACAAAAATTGAAGCCGATCGTAGTTATTAATAAAATTGACAGACCTGACCAACGTGTGGATGATGTCTATGATGAAGTTTTGGAATTGTTCATGGAATTAGGTGCTGATGATGATCAATTAGACTTTCCTGTAGTTTATGCTGCGGCACGGTCAGGTATTGCCAAATTGCAGATGGAAGATGAAAGTGATAATTTGAATCCATTGATGGATCTGCTTATCAAAGAAATTCCGGCGCCGACAGGCGAATTAGAAGGTCCGTTGCAAATTATGGTAACTACGCTTGATACGGATGAATATGTTGGTCGAGTAGCAATTGGTAGAATTATTCGTGGTAAGGCAAGCTACAATCAAAGCGTTGTAATTATTAATGGTGATATTGAAACAAAAACTCGTATCGGAAAATTGTTTACATATCAAGGATTGAAACGGGTAGAAGTGAAAGAAGCTGGACTAGGTGATATTGTTGCGATCACAGGGCTGGGCGATGTTAGCATTGGTCAGACTATTGCTGATGCTGAAAATCCAGAAGCACTTCCTAGTATAAATATTGATGAGCCTACTTTATCTATGACTTTTGCTGTAAACACGAGTCCATTTGCAGGTAGAGAAGGTCAATTTGTGACATCTCGCCATCTACGTGATCGCTTGTTTAAAGAAGTAGAAACGAACGTAAGTTTACGCGTTGAAGAAACCGATAATGCAGATACTTTTAAAGTTTCTGGCCGTGGTGAATTACATTTATCCATTTTAATTGAAACAATGCGTCGTGAAGGTTTTGAATTACAAGTTGGTAAACCAGAAGTTATCTATCGTGAGATTAATGGACAACGGTGTGAGCCTTTAGAAGCTTTAACAATCGATGTGCCACAAGAGTTCATGGGAACGGTAATGGAATCGCTTGGAACTAGAAAAGCTGAACTTGTGAATATGACAGAGTTATCTGGGTATCTGAGAATGGAATTTGTGATTCCTGCTCGTGGATTGATTGGATTCCGTTCGGAATTTTTGACCAATACAAAGGGGAATGGAATTATGCATCATTTATTCCATGGATATGTTCCTTATAAAGGTGATATCCCAGGACGTATTCGTGGTGCCTTAGTTGCCTTTGAGCAAGGTGAAACAACGGGTTATGGCATTTACAGTGTGCAAGATCGCGGAACAATGTTTGTATCCCCGAATCAACCTGTATATGAGGGTATGATTATTGGAGAAAATTCTCGTGAAATGGATATGGACGTTAACCCATGTAAGAAAAAACATGTGTCGAATATGCGGACAAGTTCTTCTGATGAGGCAATCCGACTAGTTCCACCTCGTATCCTAAGTCTTGAGCAAGCACTAGAATATATTAACAAAGATGAATTGGTAGAGGTAACCCCTGGAAGTATTCGTTTACGTAAAGCGGTTTTGGATAGGACGCAACGTGGTCGCGATCGTAAAAATGGCTGA
- a CDS encoding cell division protein SepF: MSSLFDKLTNVLMPEEEEPIRETAERNSTEKSIYAGHQDKTERPVLTVHTNPDLKIKVFVPTTFDQANLIANCLKNKEAVVVNYEQVDTKEQRRLCDFLNGVCYVLDGGVQRITNVSVLYVPENVEISKELCAYTMPIYEKQAK, encoded by the coding sequence ATGTCTAGCCTATTTGATAAATTAACAAATGTTTTGATGCCTGAAGAGGAAGAACCAATAAGAGAAACAGCAGAGAGAAATTCAACTGAAAAAAGCATTTATGCAGGGCATCAAGATAAAACCGAAAGACCTGTTTTAACTGTACATACAAATCCAGATTTAAAAATTAAAGTTTTTGTGCCGACGACATTTGATCAAGCAAATTTAATTGCGAATTGTTTGAAAAACAAAGAAGCTGTTGTTGTAAATTATGAACAAGTGGATACCAAAGAACAACGACGTTTATGTGATTTTTTAAATGGTGTTTGTTATGTATTGGATGGCGGAGTACAGCGTATTACAAATGTAAGTGTTCTTTATGTACCGGAAAATGTGGAAATTAGCAAAGAATTGTGCGCTTATACAATGCCGATCTATGAAAAACAAGCAAAATAA
- the hydG gene encoding [FeFe] hydrogenase H-cluster radical SAM maturase HydG, which yields MYNVKSKTATEFIDDQEILDTIAYAKANKSNRALITGIIERARACKGLSYREAAVLLECDLDDANKKMFDLAKEIKQKFYGNRIVMFAPLYLSNYCINGCVYCPYHLKNKNISRKKLSQEDIAREVIALQDMGHKRLALETGEDPIHNPLEYVLESIKTIYSIKHKNGAIRRVNVNIAATTVENYRKLKEAGIGTYILFQETYHKKSYEELHPTGPKRDYAYHTEAMDRAMEAGIDDVGIGVLFGLNMYRYDFVGLLMHAQHLEATMGVGPHTISVPRIRPADDIDPENFSNAISDDIFEKIVAVLRIAVPYTGMIVSTRESKKTRERVLKLGVSQISGGSSTSVGGYVEPEDENDNSAQFDVNDTRTLDEIVNWLLSLGYIPSFCTACYREGRTGDRFMTLVKAGQIANCCQPNALMTLKEYLEDYAAADTKERGEKVILEELTRIPNEKVRKIAEEYLTQLHEGKRDFRF from the coding sequence ATGTACAATGTAAAATCGAAAACTGCAACTGAATTTATTGACGACCAGGAAATTTTAGATACAATTGCTTATGCAAAAGCAAATAAAAGCAATCGTGCATTGATTACTGGTATTATTGAGCGTGCAAGAGCATGTAAAGGTTTATCCTATAGGGAAGCTGCTGTTTTATTAGAATGTGATTTAGACGATGCAAATAAAAAGATGTTTGATTTAGCAAAAGAAATCAAACAAAAATTTTATGGCAATCGTATTGTGATGTTTGCTCCTCTATATTTGTCAAATTATTGTATAAATGGCTGCGTGTATTGTCCATATCATTTAAAGAATAAAAATATTTCACGTAAAAAACTTTCGCAAGAAGATATTGCGCGTGAAGTGATTGCTTTACAAGATATGGGACATAAACGGTTAGCTTTAGAAACTGGGGAAGATCCGATACATAATCCGCTTGAATATGTATTGGAGAGTATTAAAACTATTTATAGTATTAAACATAAAAATGGAGCGATTCGTCGTGTTAATGTAAATATTGCAGCGACTACGGTAGAGAATTATCGTAAATTAAAAGAAGCTGGGATTGGTACCTATATTCTTTTTCAAGAAACTTATCACAAAAAAAGTTATGAAGAACTTCATCCGACAGGCCCAAAACGTGATTATGCATATCATACTGAGGCTATGGATCGTGCCATGGAAGCCGGGATCGATGATGTTGGGATTGGTGTTTTATTTGGTTTAAATATGTATCGATATGATTTTGTTGGCTTACTTATGCATGCACAGCATTTGGAGGCAACTATGGGGGTTGGACCGCATACGATTAGTGTGCCTAGGATTCGTCCCGCGGATGATATTGATCCAGAAAATTTTAGCAATGCAATCTCAGATGATATTTTCGAAAAAATTGTTGCAGTACTTCGGATTGCAGTTCCCTATACTGGGATGATTGTATCTACACGTGAGTCGAAAAAGACACGTGAACGTGTTCTGAAATTGGGTGTTTCTCAAATTAGCGGAGGCTCGAGCACAAGTGTTGGTGGGTACGTGGAACCTGAAGATGAGAATGATAATTCAGCGCAATTTGATGTGAATGACACTCGTACGCTTGATGAAATTGTAAATTGGCTGTTAAGTTTGGGATATATACCTAGTTTTTGTACTGCTTGTTATCGGGAAGGTCGTACAGGTGACCGATTTATGACGCTTGTAAAGGCAGGGCAAATTGCAAATTGTTGTCAACCTAATGCACTTATGACATTGAAAGAGTATTTGGAGGATTATGCAGCGGCGGATACAAAGGAGCGAGGGGAAAAAGTAATTTTGGAAGAACTTACACGGATTCCGAACGAAAAAGTAAGAAAAATTGCTGAAGAATATTTAACACAATTACATGAAGGAAAACGTGATTTTAGATTTTAA
- a CDS encoding aspartate aminotransferase family protein, translating into MKSYIGPEKILEKKKSYIMPCLGHFYQEPMQITRASMQYLYDSTGKEYLDFFAGVSVINCGHCNPEITDKICQQVTTLQHVCNTYLTENFVNLAEELAKITPGDLQKSFFCSTGTEANEGAALLASIYTGNSELICLRNGLHGRTKLTMSMTGISMWRTDPNPVGGVSFAPNPYCYRCPLDKKYPTCDLACANAIEDVIKTNTSGKVAALFAEPIQGNAGIVTPPKGYFKRVKEILNQYDILLVIDEVQTGFCRTGKMFAIENFDVVPDIMTVAKALGNGTPISAFIATAKIADTYTRPGASTLGGNPVSSTAALATLSYMQENELAQKALERGAQLRAGLTTLQEKYPCIGDIRGLGLMLGAEIVHSDKTPAGKEVDFIIEEMKNRGFVIGKNGIDRNVLAFQPPLIITKQNVDTMLNSLDDVLSKLKW; encoded by the coding sequence ATGAAAAGTTATATTGGACCAGAAAAAATTCTTGAGAAGAAAAAATCATATATCATGCCTTGCCTTGGGCATTTCTATCAAGAACCTATGCAGATTACACGTGCTTCTATGCAATATTTATACGACTCTACCGGTAAAGAATACCTAGATTTTTTTGCGGGTGTTTCTGTTATCAATTGTGGGCATTGTAATCCGGAAATTACAGATAAAATATGCCAACAGGTAACAACGCTACAACATGTTTGCAATACTTATTTAACCGAGAACTTTGTTAACTTAGCAGAAGAATTAGCAAAAATCACGCCCGGTGACCTGCAAAAGTCTTTTTTCTGTTCTACAGGTACTGAGGCAAATGAAGGTGCTGCACTGCTCGCTTCAATTTATACTGGTAACAGTGAATTGATTTGTTTGAGAAACGGATTACATGGACGTACGAAATTAACAATGAGCATGACTGGTATAAGTATGTGGCGCACTGATCCAAATCCTGTCGGCGGCGTCAGTTTCGCACCAAACCCATATTGCTATCGTTGTCCACTTGATAAAAAATATCCTACATGCGATCTGGCTTGCGCGAATGCCATTGAAGATGTGATTAAAACAAATACATCCGGCAAAGTTGCTGCATTGTTTGCTGAACCAATTCAAGGTAATGCAGGTATTGTTACACCACCAAAAGGATATTTCAAACGTGTAAAAGAAATTCTGAACCAATACGATATTCTATTGGTAATTGATGAAGTACAAACAGGTTTTTGCCGAACAGGAAAAATGTTCGCTATTGAAAACTTTGATGTTGTACCAGATATCATGACTGTAGCAAAAGCACTCGGTAATGGTACGCCAATTAGCGCGTTTATTGCAACGGCAAAAATTGCTGATACTTATACACGTCCGGGAGCTTCAACGCTTGGCGGCAATCCGGTATCTTCTACCGCTGCACTTGCAACACTAAGCTACATGCAAGAAAACGAACTAGCGCAAAAAGCGTTAGAACGTGGAGCGCAATTGAGAGCTGGCTTAACCACATTACAGGAAAAATATCCATGTATCGGCGATATTAGAGGATTAGGTTTAATGCTTGGTGCAGAAATCGTTCATTCCGATAAAACACCTGCAGGTAAAGAAGTAGACTTTATCATTGAAGAAATGAAAAATCGTGGTTTCGTCATCGGTAAAAATGGCATTGATAGAAACGTTCTTGCCTTTCAGCCACCACTCATTATAACAAAACAAAATGTTGATACCATGTTGAATTCTTTAGACGATGTTCTTTCTAAATTAAAATGGTAG
- the trmL gene encoding tRNA (uridine(34)/cytosine(34)/5-carboxymethylaminomethyluridine(34)-2'-O)-methyltransferase TrmL, whose protein sequence is MHIVLIEPEIPGNTGNIARLCAATGCELHLVKPLGFSVDDKYLKRAGLDYWSLVKIQYHENFSEVLEQYSEHKFYYNTTKTTKSYSEIKFTPDDFLVFGKETAGIPENILKENWENCIRIPMISDARSLNLSNSVAIVAYEALKQQKFPNLC, encoded by the coding sequence ATGCATATCGTATTGATTGAACCAGAAATACCAGGAAATACAGGAAATATTGCTAGACTTTGTGCGGCGACAGGCTGTGAACTTCATTTAGTAAAACCATTAGGTTTTTCTGTTGATGATAAATATTTAAAAAGGGCGGGGCTTGATTATTGGAGTTTAGTAAAAATACAATATCACGAAAATTTCTCCGAGGTTTTAGAACAGTATAGTGAACATAAGTTTTATTATAATACGACCAAAACAACGAAATCTTATAGTGAAATTAAATTTACTCCAGATGATTTTTTGGTTTTTGGGAAAGAAACTGCTGGAATTCCAGAAAATATTTTAAAAGAAAATTGGGAAAATTGTATTCGAATTCCGATGATCAGTGATGCACGTTCTTTAAATTTATCTAATTCTGTGGCGATCGTCGCGTATGAGGCACTAAAACAACAAAAATTCCCGAATTTGTGTTGA
- the pepD gene encoding beta-Ala-His dipeptidase translates to MENLTREQEILNKIITEFEALASIPRKSGHEKKVSDYLLEKAKKLNLKVVQDEVNNIIIDKPATAGYEDIPVTILQCHMDMVCVSIEGKQYNPITDSIRVINDGKCLSAEGTSLGADDGIGVAVAMYILQDKDIAHGPLRVIITVDEENGMTGAKALDKKYLNAGYLINCDSEDVDIVTISSAGSINVDLKRTPSWHEPKNTAAYKFSVRGLLGGHSGMEINKGRANALRILALAIHTMEEAEINFELADFHGGTARNAIPADAYSTIIIKDLDIYKMNNVVAKMNAYINTTFGQVEKGYYLEFMPTSMPETVLSESDCRALIDFVCFVKNDVLAMSKEVNGLVETSSNLGVVRIKKEEMKLTVYPRSSVDEQLDDFQQELETLAKRYSFEIEFSGKAPGWPVNVQSKLAPLIKQIFEEQNKKPMQAESIHAGLECSWFYEKNPQLDIISIGPTVTGVHSYHERLHLDTVVPHVHLIIETLKQLRNFSN, encoded by the coding sequence ATGGAAAATCTGACGAGAGAACAGGAAATTTTAAATAAAATAATTACAGAATTTGAAGCTTTGGCGAGTATACCGCGAAAATCTGGACATGAAAAAAAAGTTAGCGATTATTTATTGGAGAAGGCAAAAAAACTTAATTTAAAAGTCGTTCAAGATGAAGTAAATAATATTATTATTGATAAACCAGCGACGGCTGGTTATGAAGACATTCCAGTAACAATTTTACAATGTCATATGGATATGGTTTGTGTCTCAATTGAAGGGAAGCAATATAATCCGATTACAGATTCAATTCGAGTGATAAATGATGGTAAGTGCTTAAGCGCTGAAGGGACAAGCCTTGGTGCAGATGATGGAATTGGTGTGGCAGTAGCGATGTATATTTTACAGGACAAAGATATTGCGCATGGACCACTTCGTGTCATTATCACAGTAGATGAAGAAAATGGGATGACAGGCGCTAAAGCATTAGATAAAAAATATTTAAATGCTGGTTATCTAATAAATTGTGATTCTGAAGATGTTGATATTGTTACGATTAGTAGTGCGGGGAGTATTAATGTAGATTTAAAACGTACACCAAGTTGGCATGAACCTAAAAATACCGCCGCTTATAAATTTTCTGTAAGAGGTTTATTAGGTGGACATTCTGGTATGGAAATTAATAAGGGGCGTGCCAATGCGCTTCGGATCTTGGCACTTGCAATTCATACAATGGAAGAGGCAGAAATTAATTTTGAATTGGCTGATTTTCATGGCGGAACGGCAAGAAATGCAATTCCTGCTGATGCATATAGTACAATCATCATTAAAGATCTAGATATTTATAAGATGAATAATGTGGTTGCGAAAATGAATGCTTACATCAATACGACATTTGGTCAAGTAGAAAAAGGATATTATTTAGAATTTATGCCAACTTCAATGCCAGAAACTGTGCTATCCGAGTCAGATTGTAGAGCACTCATTGATTTTGTCTGTTTTGTAAAAAATGATGTGCTTGCAATGTCAAAAGAAGTTAATGGATTGGTAGAAACATCTTCAAATTTAGGTGTGGTTAGAATTAAGAAAGAAGAGATGAAACTGACTGTATATCCGCGTAGTTCAGTAGACGAGCAACTTGATGATTTTCAGCAGGAGCTTGAAACATTGGCAAAACGTTATAGCTTTGAAATAGAGTTCTCTGGTAAAGCTCCAGGATGGCCAGTAAATGTTCAAAGTAAATTAGCGCCTCTTATAAAACAAATTTTTGAAGAACAGAATAAAAAACCAATGCAAGCGGAGTCTATTCATGCAGGTCTTGAATGCAGTTGGTTTTATGAAAAAAACCCTCAATTGGATATAATCTCAATTGGACCTACTGTTACAGGCGTGCATAGTTATCATGAAAGGTTGCATTTAGATACTGTTGTACCGCATGTTCATTTAATCATAGAGACATTAAAACAACTGAGAAATTTTAGTAACTAA
- a CDS encoding RluA family pseudouridine synthase, with translation MLKQNQFEKYNIIKDHAGFTVEKYLKEVLHLSSRNIQKVTHAKGILIHNKVTFLNYILKINDTLCVVMPKDTDYGVAPENGLIEILYEDPDVIILNKPAFQLVHPAGNTQNHTLANFLAYYFQSKNVLTTIRPLHRLDRDTSGCILFAKNSYTQTQLEKQLKDRTLKRCYLALIQGNLEPHAGTIQQAIAKHPTKPNQRIVNANGDAAITHYKTLQIYNENCALLELNLDTGRTHQIRVHLSHLGHAIIGDKMYGTRSCLITRQALHAHTIEFHHPKTNERIKLCAPLPLDMQNLIHFYQQ, from the coding sequence ATGCTTAAACAAAATCAATTTGAAAAATATAATATTATAAAGGATCATGCTGGTTTTACTGTAGAAAAATATTTAAAAGAAGTTCTTCATCTTTCAAGCCGTAATATACAAAAGGTAACACATGCAAAAGGAATTTTAATCCATAATAAAGTAACCTTTTTAAACTATATTTTAAAAATAAATGATACACTTTGTGTAGTAATGCCAAAGGACACAGATTATGGTGTTGCTCCTGAAAACGGATTAATAGAAATACTTTATGAAGATCCTGACGTTATTATACTAAATAAACCAGCATTTCAACTCGTACATCCAGCAGGCAATACACAAAATCATACCCTTGCAAATTTTTTAGCGTATTATTTTCAGTCAAAAAATGTTCTAACCACAATTCGTCCACTCCACCGCTTAGACCGTGATACTTCCGGCTGCATTTTATTCGCTAAAAATAGCTACACACAAACCCAATTAGAAAAACAATTAAAGGATCGCACTTTAAAGCGGTGCTATCTAGCACTGATTCAAGGAAATTTAGAACCTCATGCAGGTACAATTCAGCAGGCTATTGCAAAACATCCAACAAAACCGAACCAAAGGATTGTGAATGCTAACGGCGATGCAGCCATTACGCATTATAAAACGCTACAGATCTACAATGAAAATTGCGCCTTGCTAGAATTGAATCTTGATACAGGAAGAACGCATCAAATTCGTGTGCATTTATCACATTTAGGGCATGCCATCATCGGCGACAAAATGTATGGAACAAGATCCTGCCTTATAACGCGCCAAGCCTTGCATGCACATACAATTGAATTTCACCATCCAAAAACCAATGAAAGGATTAAATTATGTGCCCCCCTTCCTCTTGATATGCAGAATTTAATTCATTTTTATCAACAGTAA
- a CDS encoding MBL fold metallo-hydrolase RNA specificity domain-containing protein encodes MKLQFLGAAQIVTGSSFLIEVAGKKILIDCGMFQGSKSVRALNYQDFLYEPVSIDCVILTHAHIDHCGLLPKLCKQGFKGSIYATKVTSELCHIMLPDSAHIQESDAEIANRKGARAGKKYVEPIYTIDDAFAALQHFVPIAYNKDLQITPEVMVRFSDAGHIIGSAIVEVFVTENDTTTKLLFSGDLGQPNQPIIKDPAIIHGADYVITESTYGNRVHLHYDKEDKLAEIIQDTAMRGGNVIIPSFAVGRTQALLFYLHKLWRAEKIPAIPVIIDSPLAIAATQIFAQNTQEYDEESTKLLTHNGKLPEMPQLALVKTAEESKALNSMEGSKIIISASGMADAGRILHHLKHNLWRAESSVVFVGYQAEGSMGRRLVEGIKRVKIMGEEVRVKAEIYNLDGFSAHADRDQIMEWLGHVKEPKPANIFLVHGEPVASQPLAAFIQQKLEIPTYIPRYGDIAIIEGRNWHIEKADIVIEPVVKDLEEILSLAETEYLQVKKQMINVVLREPNKLSDIKIKIDKVLKYMKKIMNNI; translated from the coding sequence ATGAAATTACAGTTTTTGGGCGCTGCACAGATTGTGACCGGATCATCTTTTTTAATTGAAGTAGCAGGGAAAAAAATATTGATTGATTGTGGTATGTTCCAGGGATCTAAAAGTGTAAGAGCATTAAATTATCAAGACTTTCTTTACGAACCAGTAAGTATAGATTGTGTAATACTCACACATGCACATATAGATCATTGTGGTTTGTTGCCTAAATTATGCAAACAAGGATTTAAAGGATCTATTTATGCTACAAAAGTTACAAGTGAATTATGTCATATTATGCTTCCTGATAGTGCGCATATTCAAGAATCTGATGCCGAAATTGCAAATCGTAAGGGAGCACGAGCAGGAAAAAAATATGTGGAACCTATATATACAATAGATGATGCTTTTGCAGCATTACAGCATTTTGTTCCTATTGCGTATAATAAGGACTTGCAAATAACGCCGGAAGTTATGGTTCGATTTAGCGATGCCGGACATATTATTGGTTCAGCTATTGTTGAGGTCTTTGTTACAGAAAATGATACTACGACTAAGCTTTTGTTTTCCGGTGATTTAGGGCAGCCTAATCAGCCTATCATAAAAGATCCTGCAATAATTCATGGTGCTGATTACGTAATAACTGAATCGACTTACGGAAATCGAGTTCATTTACATTATGATAAAGAAGATAAGCTGGCTGAAATTATTCAAGACACTGCAATGCGTGGCGGAAATGTCATTATTCCATCTTTTGCTGTTGGACGCACACAGGCATTGTTATTTTATCTGCATAAATTATGGCGGGCGGAAAAGATTCCGGCTATTCCGGTTATTATTGATAGCCCATTGGCGATTGCTGCAACACAAATTTTTGCACAAAACACCCAAGAATATGATGAAGAGTCAACAAAGCTTTTAACACACAATGGAAAACTACCAGAGATGCCTCAACTTGCTTTAGTGAAAACCGCAGAAGAATCTAAAGCTTTGAATAGTATGGAAGGTTCTAAGATTATTATTTCAGCAAGTGGAATGGCAGATGCCGGGCGCATTCTTCATCATTTAAAGCACAACCTGTGGCGAGCCGAATCTAGTGTAGTTTTTGTTGGATATCAGGCAGAAGGTAGTATGGGAAGACGTTTAGTTGAAGGTATTAAACGTGTGAAAATTATGGGAGAAGAAGTACGGGTTAAGGCTGAAATTTATAATCTGGATGGCTTTTCCGCGCATGCTGACCGCGATCAAATTATGGAATGGTTGGGACATGTGAAAGAGCCTAAACCTGCCAATATATTTTTGGTGCACGGTGAACCGGTGGCATCGCAGCCTTTAGCTGCGTTTATTCAGCAAAAGTTAGAAATTCCTACGTATATTCCTCGTTATGGTGATATTGCAATTATTGAAGGTCGAAATTGGCATATAGAGAAAGCTGATATTGTGATTGAGCCAGTTGTAAAAGATCTAGAAGAAATTTTAAGTTTAGCGGAGACAGAATATTTACAAGTGAAAAAACAAATGATAAATGTAGTGCTGCGTGAACCAAATAAATTATCTGATATAAAAATAAAAATAGACAAAGTCTTAAAGTATATGAAAAAAATAATGAATAATATTTGA
- the murB gene encoding UDP-N-acetylmuramate dehydrogenase — MLQKNSEFIASLNNILPKSRVLLDEPMKNHTTFKIGGPADCLVLPSTVEEVVNVFGLIKKYGMPFTVLGNGSNVLVLDNGIRGVVVKFDERMSYMKSEGNKIFVGSGSLLKDVCVFAASLSLSGMEFAIGIPGSIGGAIFMNAGAYDGEISNIVTKVTAVSLDGQITHYNKSELDFGYRHSIFQKNHDVICEVELSLIQGEKTVIERKMSDLTMRRESKQPLEMPSAGSTFKRPEGYFAGTLIEQTGLKGFRVGGAQISKKHAGFVVNAGEATAQDVLNLIQEVQKMVYEKHGVKLHPEVRTIGE, encoded by the coding sequence ATCTTGCAAAAAAACAGTGAATTTATAGCATCGCTAAATAATATATTACCTAAATCGAGGGTTTTATTAGATGAGCCCATGAAAAATCATACAACATTTAAAATCGGTGGACCTGCCGATTGTTTGGTTTTACCTTCGACTGTCGAAGAGGTTGTAAATGTTTTTGGATTAATAAAAAAATATGGAATGCCATTTACTGTGCTTGGCAACGGATCTAATGTACTGGTCTTAGATAACGGAATACGTGGAGTTGTCGTTAAATTTGACGAGAGAATGTCTTATATGAAGTCTGAGGGAAATAAAATTTTTGTTGGTTCTGGATCACTGTTAAAAGATGTGTGTGTGTTTGCAGCAAGTTTATCTTTAAGCGGTATGGAATTCGCAATTGGTATACCAGGCAGTATTGGTGGCGCTATTTTTATGAATGCGGGTGCCTATGACGGAGAAATAAGTAATATTGTAACTAAAGTAACGGCGGTTTCATTAGATGGACAGATTACACACTATAATAAATCAGAGCTTGATTTTGGCTATCGGCATAGTATTTTTCAAAAAAATCACGATGTCATTTGTGAAGTGGAATTATCTTTAATTCAGGGAGAAAAAACTGTAATTGAAAGAAAAATGTCTGATCTCACGATGCGCCGTGAAAGTAAGCAACCGCTTGAAATGCCGAGTGCTGGGAGCACTTTTAAACGTCCAGAGGGTTATTTTGCGGGAACTTTAATAGAACAAACAGGCTTAAAAGGGTTTCGTGTTGGTGGTGCACAAATTTCTAAAAAACATGCCGGTTTTGTTGTGAATGCTGGTGAGGCCACAGCACAAGATGTATTAAATTTAATTCAAGAAGTACAGAAAATGGTTTATGAAAAACATGGGGTGAAATTGCATCCAGAAGTTAGAACTATAGGGGAATAA